From the genome of Bacillota bacterium, one region includes:
- a CDS encoding ABC transporter permease → MSGLLRDLFKDYRFIIAFGVVLALLSLSLLSIFSPFDPQRALQVPRAQPPSWQYLLGTTWLGQDVFWQLTHAIRNTLAIALIASLTSRVIALLIGLVAGYRGGLVDRILMSAGDTTLVLPSLVILILASIFLREWLRDLVNLGLLLAFFAWAWDARVIRSQVLSLREREFTRVSILSGMGTFRLVVKQYLPFILPIAFTTLINNMSWAIGMEVTLAYLGLGIDPSVPTIGNMLQVAIFRQALFMGLWWWLLAPVGTALLLFVSLYLLSVSLSEYLDPKARVQRIGLR, encoded by the coding sequence ATGAGTGGGCTACTGCGTGATCTATTTAAAGATTACCGGTTCATCATAGCTTTTGGGGTGGTCCTGGCGCTGCTATCCCTTAGCCTCCTCTCGATCTTTTCTCCTTTTGATCCCCAACGAGCCCTTCAGGTGCCCAGAGCTCAGCCCCCGTCGTGGCAATACCTACTGGGAACTACTTGGCTCGGCCAAGATGTCTTTTGGCAGCTCACGCATGCCATCAGGAACACTCTTGCCATCGCCCTGATCGCCTCGTTGACGTCGCGGGTGATCGCGCTCCTGATCGGCCTAGTGGCCGGTTACCGAGGGGGCTTGGTTGACCGCATACTGATGTCGGCGGGCGATACCACGCTGGTGCTCCCCAGCTTGGTGATCCTTATTCTGGCCTCTATCTTCCTTAGAGAATGGCTTAGGGATCTGGTCAATCTAGGGCTCTTACTGGCCTTTTTTGCCTGGGCTTGGGACGCTCGCGTCATTCGTTCTCAGGTTCTAAGTCTGCGGGAGCGGGAGTTTACTCGTGTCAGCATCCTCTCGGGCATGGGGACGTTTAGGCTGGTAGTGAAGCAGTATTTGCCGTTTATCTTGCCCATCGCCTTCACCACACTGATCAACAACATGTCTTGGGCTATCGGCATGGAAGTCACGCTGGCCTATTTAGGCTTAGGGATCGATCCTTCTGTTCCAACGATTGGCAACATGCTCCAGGTGGCCATCTTCCGGCAGGCGCTCTTTATGGGGCTTTGGTGGTGGCTCTTAGCGCCGGTGGGCACGGCCCTGCTGCTATTTGTAAGCCTATATCTGCTCTCGGTGAGCTTAAGCGAATATCTTGATCCGAAGGCCCGTGTTCAGAGGATCGGCCTGCGATGA